One bacterium DNA segment encodes these proteins:
- the larB gene encoding nickel pincer cofactor biosynthesis protein LarB: MNDLDLDFDREERLGFPEIVYGEFKTPEQIRRIVGLCRARSRPLLVTRLSGAAAAELEGGTYDPVSRTLTVSAGAPPRRSGLVGLVCAGASDLPVVAEAGAVLDFLGIASRVFADVGVAGIHRLLSRLEELRECDLIVCAAGFEGALPSVVAGLLPQPVIGVPTSVGYGVAAGGKTALNAMLCSCANGLLVVNIDNGCGAALAAARMLGRRSKP, translated from the coding sequence ATGAACGACCTCGACCTCGATTTCGACCGGGAAGAACGGCTGGGTTTTCCGGAGATCGTCTACGGGGAATTCAAGACCCCGGAGCAGATCCGCCGGATCGTCGGCCTCTGCCGGGCCCGCTCCCGGCCCCTGCTGGTCACCCGCTTGTCCGGCGCGGCGGCGGCCGAGTTAGAAGGCGGAACCTACGACCCGGTCTCCCGCACCCTGACCGTCTCCGCGGGCGCGCCGCCGCGCCGCTCCGGCCTGGTCGGGCTGGTCTGCGCCGGCGCTTCCGATCTTCCGGTGGTGGCCGAGGCCGGCGCCGTCCTCGATTTCCTGGGGATAGCATCCCGCGTCTTCGCCGATGTGGGGGTGGCGGGCATCCACCGGCTTCTGTCCCGCCTGGAGGAGCTCAGGGAATGCGACCTGATCGTCTGTGCCGCCGGCTTCGAGGGTGCCCTCCCTTCGGTCGTGGCCGGCCTGCTGCCCCAGCCGGTGATCGGGGTGCCCACCAGCGTGGGGTACGGGGTCGCGGCGGGAGGGAAAACCGCCCTCAACGCCATGCTGTGCAGCTGCGCCAACGGCCTCCTGGTGGTCAATATCGACAACGGGTGCGGGGCGGCTTTGGCCGCCGCCCGGATGCTGGGGAGGCGGTCGAAGCCATGA
- the larE gene encoding ATP-dependent sacrificial sulfur transferase LarE, whose amino-acid sequence MTVSPARDRRTAARRLRAWFDKVPGAVVAFSGGVDSSLTAYLALRRLGAARCLAVTAVSPLRRPEEAARAREFCAQHGIPFREFAAAELDLDEFRLNSPLRCYYCKRLILEGVRERGPRGWALLGGSNLDDAADYRPGARAESEAGCRRPLAECGVGKSLVRELARGYGLRCWDLPAQPCLASRIPYGEPVTGEKLARVAAAEAALEGMGFVPCRVRHYSGFARVEVPRARVRELGARRPELELRLLDLGFGNIEIDPEGFVSGKLNRVLP is encoded by the coding sequence GTGACCGTCTCCCCTGCACGCGACCGCCGTACCGCCGCCCGCCGCCTGCGGGCGTGGTTCGACAAGGTCCCGGGGGCGGTGGTGGCCTTTTCCGGAGGAGTGGACAGCTCCCTGACGGCTTACCTGGCCCTCCGCCGCCTCGGCGCCGCCCGCTGTCTGGCGGTTACGGCCGTTTCCCCGCTGCGCCGGCCCGAGGAAGCCGCGCGGGCGCGGGAGTTCTGCGCGCAACACGGGATCCCATTCCGTGAATTCGCCGCCGCCGAGCTCGATCTCGACGAGTTCAGGCTCAACTCCCCGCTCCGCTGCTATTACTGCAAGCGGCTGATTCTGGAGGGGGTCAGAGAGCGTGGGCCGCGGGGATGGGCGCTCCTCGGCGGTTCCAACCTCGACGACGCCGCCGACTACCGCCCCGGTGCCCGGGCCGAGAGCGAAGCGGGGTGCCGCCGTCCCCTGGCCGAATGCGGAGTGGGAAAATCCCTGGTCAGGGAGCTGGCGCGCGGTTACGGATTGCGCTGCTGGGATCTGCCCGCTCAGCCCTGCCTGGCTTCCCGGATCCCCTACGGCGAACCGGTCACCGGGGAAAAATTGGCCCGGGTGGCGGCGGCCGAAGCCGCCCTGGAGGGAATGGGGTTCGTTCCCTGCCGGGTCCGGCATTACTCCGGATTCGCCCGGGTGGAAGTTCCCCGCGCCCGGGTGAGGGAGCTGGGTGCCCGGCGTCCGGAACTGGAGCTGCGGCTGCTGGACCTGGGTTTCGGGAACATAGAGATTGACCCCGAAGGCTTCGTTTCCGGTAAACTGAACCGGGTGCTGCCATGA